One part of the Vicinamibacteria bacterium genome encodes these proteins:
- a CDS encoding type II toxin-antitoxin system prevent-host-death family antitoxin: MRFVSVRDLRGKSAEIWRRLREEGDIVVTSNGKPIAILSTVSEDTLETALAAIRRARAVAAVEAMHRASLEAGTDRLTGREIAAEIAAVRKKRRR, encoded by the coding sequence ATGCGATTCGTTTCGGTTCGTGACCTCCGGGGAAAGTCGGCCGAGATCTGGCGCAGGCTTCGGGAGGAAGGGGACATCGTCGTCACCTCCAACGGGAAGCCCATAGCGATTCTGTCCACCGTCTCGGAAGACACCTTGGAGACGGCGCTCGCAGCCATTCGCCGTGCCAGGGCCGTCGCCGCGGTCGAGGCGATGCATAGAGCTTCGCTCGAGGCTGGAACCGATCGTCTGACCGGCAGAGAAATCGCAGCCGAGATCGCCGCCGTCCGGAAGAAGCGACGGCGATGA
- a CDS encoding sigma-70 family RNA polymerase sigma factor: MSGLTPERDLFSSQLGMIQNLIHAISRNGRLMHEDAEDFASFVMVKLIEKDYARLRKFKGKSSLRTYLTVVIQRLLLDYRTAKLGKWRPSMRARRLGSVAVKLEELLWRDGYTFQEAVHVLQWNWRVALDREALWGLATHLPPRRGGRLVGLETAGELAVSAGTPAADLEDRELSNALHAAISKGLSSLSDTERLALQLRFQRGLTAQEIGAYLDLPPQAVYRQVERSLKRLRKRLERNGVRENHVRRVLASRRRDFTFLGRVPAAAAPADARLG, encoded by the coding sequence ATGAGCGGCCTCACACCCGAGCGGGATCTGTTTTCTTCGCAGCTCGGAATGATTCAAAACCTCATCCACGCGATCTCGCGCAACGGAAGACTCATGCACGAAGACGCCGAGGATTTCGCTTCTTTCGTGATGGTCAAGCTCATCGAGAAGGACTACGCGCGATTACGGAAATTCAAGGGAAAGAGCAGCCTGCGCACGTACTTGACCGTGGTGATTCAGCGACTCTTGCTCGACTACCGCACGGCGAAGCTAGGCAAGTGGCGTCCATCGATGCGGGCCCGTCGGCTCGGCTCGGTGGCGGTGAAGCTCGAGGAGCTCCTTTGGCGTGACGGGTACACCTTTCAGGAAGCCGTCCACGTACTGCAGTGGAACTGGCGAGTCGCCCTGGACCGCGAAGCCCTTTGGGGCCTAGCCACGCACCTCCCCCCGCGGCGGGGCGGAAGGCTCGTCGGTCTCGAAACCGCTGGTGAGCTGGCCGTCAGTGCCGGAACTCCGGCAGCCGATTTGGAGGATCGCGAGCTTTCGAACGCCCTGCACGCCGCAATCTCGAAGGGGTTGAGCTCCCTTTCGGACACCGAGCGCCTGGCGCTTCAACTTCGATTCCAGCGCGGATTGACCGCGCAGGAGATCGGCGCTTACCTCGATCTCCCTCCCCAGGCAGTCTACCGACAGGTGGAGCGATCCCTCAAGCGCCTGCGCAAACGGCTGGAACGTAATGGCGTGCGAGAGAACCACGTGCGCCGGGTCCTCGCATCCAGGCGGAGGGATTTCACCTTTCTCGGACGGGTCCCCGCCGCCGCGGCGCCGGCCGATGCCCGACTCGGATGA
- a CDS encoding putative toxin-antitoxin system toxin component, PIN family, with translation MRVVLDTNMLVSGLITPYGPPSQIVRMIASGALTLCHDQRILTEYREVLLRPKFPFEPEAVGALLEQIEAVGEVVASDPLPAPLPDADDHPFLEVALSAQADALITGNLKHYPSEARRGMLVLSPADFLEHFRRSRNE, from the coding sequence ATGAGAGTCGTTCTGGACACGAACATGCTCGTGTCCGGACTCATCACTCCCTATGGTCCGCCTTCCCAGATCGTCAGGATGATCGCGTCGGGCGCGCTGACGCTCTGTCACGACCAACGCATCCTGACCGAGTATCGCGAGGTTCTACTCCGGCCAAAGTTCCCCTTCGAGCCGGAGGCCGTCGGCGCGCTCCTCGAACAGATCGAGGCCGTCGGCGAAGTGGTGGCCAGCGATCCGCTACCGGCTCCTTTGCCGGACGCGGACGACCATCCTTTTCTCGAGGTCGCACTCTCCGCCCAGGCCGACGCCCTCATCACGGGCAACCTGAAGCACTACCCCTCCGAGGCACGACGAGGGATGCTCGTACTCTCCCCTGCGGACTTCCTCGAGCACTTCAGGCGGTCCCGGAACGAATGA